GACGTCGGCTCGCTGGTCGAGCACGCGGTGCTCGTGGCCGACGCGTCGTTCCTGCTCGAACGCCTCGCCGCCCGGCTGGAGGAGGTCCTCGACGGCGACGCGCCGCTCGACCTGGACATGGCCGGGCGGGTGCTCGGGCTGGTGCCGATCGCCGCGAAGCGCGACGACCCCGGCCCGGCCGACGGCCTCAACGACGAGCAGCGCGACGCCGTCGCGGTCGCGCTGGGCAGCGAGGCGGCGTTCGTCTGGGGGCCGCCGGGCACCGGCAAGACCACGACCGTCGCGCACCTGGTGGCCGCGCACGTCCGGGCCGGGCGTTCGGTGCTGCTCGTCGCCAACACCAACACCGCCGTCGACACCGCGCTGGCCCGCACCGTGCGGCTGCTCGACGGGCAGCCGGAGCTGGACCGGGTGCTGCGGCACGGCACGGTCGTGCGCGAGGAGGTGGCGCCGTTCGCGGCGGACGTGGTCGCGGCGCGGGTGTCGGCGGCGTTCCTCGCCGAACGCCGCGCCGTCGCCGCGCGCCTGGACACCGCCGACGCGGACGAGGAGTCGGGGCAGGGGACGCTCGACGCCGACCACGACGCGGTCGCCGAACGGTCCGCGCTGCGCGGCCGGCTGGAGGAGCTGGACCGGCAGATCGAGGCGGCGGCGGCCGGGCTGGTGGACGACGCGCTGCTCGTCGCGACGACCGTCTACCAGACCTGGCTCGGCGGGCTCGCGGAGCGCGAGTGGGACGTCGTCGTGGTGGACGAGGCGTCGATGCTGATGCTGCCGATGACGGCGTACGCCGCCGGGCTCGCGGGGCGGTCGGTGGTCGTGGCGGGCGACTTCCGCCAGCTCCCGGCGATCGTCACCGGCACCTCGGCGGAGGTGGCGGAGTGGCTGGGGCGGGACGCGTTCGTGGCGGCCGGCGTGCCGGAGCTGCTCGCGCGCGGCGCGCCGCCGGAGTGGCTCGCCGCGCTGCGCACGCAGTACCGGATGCGGCCGCCGATCGCGGACCTGGTGACCGCGCTGTTCTACCCGGACAACCCGCTGCGGACCGGCCGCGCCGCCGAGCCCGAGGTCGAGGGGCTGCTCG
The sequence above is drawn from the Mycobacteriales bacterium genome and encodes:
- a CDS encoding AAA domain-containing protein gives rise to the protein MVEEALRAMADALRTEVETLRADRQAQGRTVTGGARIGTSGKRTTYAFPDVPGAGLPDDTPIRLVLDDGREIDGEVAARNGAELVLALAEDVGSLVEHAVLVADASFLLERLAARLEEVLDGDAPLDLDMAGRVLGLVPIAAKRDDPGPADGLNDEQRDAVAVALGSEAAFVWGPPGTGKTTTVAHLVAAHVRAGRSVLLVANTNTAVDTALARTVRLLDGQPELDRVLRHGTVVREEVAPFAADVVAARVSAAFLAERRAVAARLDTADADEESGQGTLDADHDAVAERSALRGRLEELDRQIEAAAAGLVDDALLVATTVYQTWLGGLAEREWDVVVVDEASMLMLPMTAYAAGLAGRSVVVAGDFRQLPAIVTGTSAEVAEWLGRDAFVAAGVPELLARGAPPEWLAALRTQYRMRPPIADLVTALFYPDNPLRTGRAAEPEVEGLLAGGAPLLWLDTSELGAWAGVAGGRGSRFNPLHAALVAALLSALPDGVAGVVTPYAAHERLVAALLTDRFGDVARSWVSTVHRFQGNEQSVVVVDLADAYGVSPGPASRAAGRDDPQARLLNVAVSRARDQLVVLGDAAFLAERTPRSGTARELLAGLRAHGTRVPLAELMRGPYALHETPDALAADLDRAREEVAFFSPFVTGHGM